The nucleotide sequence CCTTGAAAGCATGAATCCTCAGAATTCTTTACTGTTTCTCATCGGCCCTGAAGGCGGTTTCAGAAAAGATGAAGTTGCGCTTGCCACCCAAAACGGCTTCAGCTCCGTAACCCTTGGACCGCGTATACTGCGGGCCGAAACCGCAACCATCGCCGCCATGGCGATACTCCAGTTTATGACAGGAAACTTATGT is from Pseudomonadota bacterium and encodes:
- a CDS encoding RsmE family RNA methyltransferase; this encodes LESMNPQNSLLFLIGPEGGFRKDEVALATQNGFSSVTLGPRILRAETATIAAMAILQFMTGNLCRSVRSEEEWMKSFKIYPSLKTQVLPLTCSGVMTCSHGFRI